From a region of the Mucilaginibacter auburnensis genome:
- a CDS encoding RagB/SusD family nutrient uptake outer membrane protein: protein MKNYMKKFVLVVMVVLGAGTLNSCKKYLERSPLADILPTDPYKNFVNFQGFTEELYNCLPLLSLNQAHNCWNLGEDEFWEVGETRLMSYQVDQGNYPAWNSTYYNMFGTDGRGASNADNASKGQLWGLSWYGIRKANLGLANLDKLTDATTEEKNLIAGQLYFFRAFYHHCIMEIWGGVPYIDQVYPPDQVIKLPRLSYQACADKVGADMQKAADLLPVDWDATTVGKVTLGNNNTRINKIMALAYMGKNYLWAGSPLMNRSSTGSSAYNAAYCKKGADALAQALQIIESTGRYELAPFSQYREIFNTWNTGGKVPGLKEAILLENLAGVTGRFRWNQVNDYRPLVIHSTGIKVYPTANYVDYYGMANGLPIADPEKADPESGYDPSYPWRNRDPRFYNDIMIDGEKCVQNGGAVGNNEYRQYASLFTGGLFRTANDNKKVWTGYLNSKIVAKLMNEFDGYRENNVFCLSLMRLSDVYLLYAEATATGYGTPQSIATGYTLSAVDAINKVRQRAGVAPVAAKFLGNTTDFLSEVRRERAVELAFEGHRFTDLRRWLLLTERPYTFKKAVEFDRGLPNAQVYADPRNAKVNNFRETVLLERPLVQRHYWFPFQQSDINMYAEFKQNPGW from the coding sequence ATGAAAAATTACATGAAAAAATTTGTGTTGGTTGTTATGGTTGTGTTGGGTGCCGGCACGCTTAATTCCTGCAAAAAATATCTGGAGCGGTCTCCGCTTGCCGATATTTTACCAACAGATCCTTATAAAAACTTCGTAAACTTTCAAGGGTTCACCGAAGAGTTGTATAACTGTCTTCCGTTGTTAAGCCTTAATCAAGCGCATAATTGCTGGAACCTGGGCGAAGACGAGTTTTGGGAAGTTGGCGAAACCCGGTTAATGTCTTACCAGGTTGACCAGGGGAACTATCCTGCCTGGAACTCAACTTATTATAATATGTTTGGAACCGACGGACGGGGTGCCAGCAATGCCGACAACGCATCAAAAGGACAGCTTTGGGGTTTGTCATGGTATGGCATACGTAAGGCTAATTTGGGTTTGGCAAATCTTGATAAATTGACTGATGCAACCACCGAAGAAAAAAACCTGATTGCTGGTCAGTTATATTTTTTCAGAGCGTTTTATCACCATTGCATAATGGAAATTTGGGGCGGTGTACCATATATAGATCAGGTTTACCCTCCAGATCAGGTTATTAAATTACCTCGTTTAAGCTACCAGGCATGTGCAGATAAAGTTGGAGCAGATATGCAAAAAGCTGCTGATTTGTTACCCGTTGATTGGGATGCAACAACAGTTGGTAAGGTAACCCTTGGTAATAACAATACCCGTATCAACAAAATAATGGCTCTTGCTTACATGGGTAAAAACTACCTGTGGGCCGGCAGTCCCTTAATGAACAGATCATCAACAGGTAGCAGTGCTTATAATGCAGCATATTGCAAAAAAGGTGCTGATGCACTTGCTCAGGCTCTGCAAATTATTGAATCAACTGGCAGGTATGAATTAGCGCCATTTTCACAATACCGTGAGATATTTAATACCTGGAATACCGGTGGTAAAGTTCCGGGCTTAAAGGAGGCTATCTTACTTGAGAACCTTGCCGGCGTGACCGGTCGTTTCCGCTGGAATCAGGTTAATGATTATCGCCCATTGGTTATTCATTCAACCGGTATTAAAGTTTACCCTACCGCTAATTATGTTGACTATTATGGCATGGCCAATGGCTTGCCAATTGCTGATCCTGAAAAAGCAGATCCGGAAAGCGGTTACGATCCATCATATCCATGGAGAAATCGCGACCCTCGCTTTTATAATGACATTATGATTGATGGCGAAAAATGTGTGCAAAATGGCGGAGCTGTAGGCAATAACGAATACAGGCAATATGCGAGTTTGTTCACAGGTGGTCTTTTCAGAACTGCTAACGACAATAAAAAGGTTTGGACCGGTTATCTCAATTCAAAAATTGTTGCTAAACTGATGAATGAGTTTGACGGATACAGAGAGAATAATGTTTTTTGCTTGAGCCTGATGCGTTTATCAGACGTGTATCTGCTGTATGCCGAAGCTACCGCAACCGGATATGGTACGCCGCAAAGCATTGCCACAGGTTACACCTTATCAGCAGTTGATGCAATTAACAAAGTGCGTCAAAGAGCAGGTGTTGCTCCGGTAGCTGCTAAATTTTTAGGTAATACTACCGACTTTTTAAGTGAGGTTAGACGCGAGCGCGCAGTTGAATTGGCTTTTGAAGGTCATAGGTTTACAGATTTGCGCCGTTGGCTGCTGTTAACAGAGCGCCCATACACATTTAAAAAAGCTGTTGAGTTTGATAGGGGCCTTCCCAATGCTCAAGTGTATGCAGACCCTCGGAATGCCAAGGTGAATAATTTCAGAGAAACAGTACTATTAGAAAGACCACTGGTTCAGCGCCATTATTGGTTTCCTTTCCAGCAATCAGACATAAACATGTATGCTGAGTTTAAGCAAAACCCGGGTTGGTAA